Part of the Marinobacterium rhizophilum genome is shown below.
TGCAAGGGGCCGACGGTCAAGCCCCATATTGACATCGAGGGCGAGCATGCGGTTTTTCGGTATGTGGCCCTCAATTCCCTGCCCGCGGATACGGTGAAGCGCCTTGTCTCCAACGAGACACCGGCCCTGATTCGCTCCTCGCTGTCGATCTGGCATCATTTCATGAGCTGGATGGTGGGCTATCGTTTGCCGCTGGAAAAAGCAGGTTTTACCTTCGCTCCCCAGCCTAACCTCAATGATTATAAAAACCTTTTTCAATGTGAACTGGAGTTTAACGGGCCCGAAAACTGTCTTGTATTTCCCGCCGCGCAGCTGGATATGCCGATGATGCAAAATGCCGAAACCCTGCGCAGTTTTTTGCGCACGGCGCCGTACCAGCTGATGGTCATGGTTAACGGTGACCGCTCGGTCAGTGCCCAGGTACGGGGCCTTATCGGACGGGACTTCAGTCGGCAGCCGCCGACCATCATCGAGGCGGCGAGTGCGCTGAACATGTCATCCAGAACCCTGCGTCGCCAGCTCGAACGTGAAGGTACAACCTATCAGGCACTCAAGGACCAGAGTCGCTTCGCGGCGGCACAGGAATACCTGAATTACCCCGATATCAGCGTGCAGGAAGTGGCGTCCATGCTGGGCTTTACCGAGCCCAGCGCTTTCGTGCGTGCGTTCCGCAAGTGGAGCGGAACGACGCCGGCGTCCTATCGCCAGGTGCATCGCGCCGAGATTGCAGGCTGAACCTTCAGATGTACCGCGCACTGTAAATACCCCAGGCCCTGAACCGGCCATGGCGGGCCCCGTCTGGCTATACTCTGTGCAGTTTTGACCGTTCTGGCCCGGGCTGTGGTGCCGGCTGAGGAAGCTCCTGTTTCACAGAGGGATCTGTCATGTCTTGCAGGGTTGCACTGTCGTTGTTGCTGTTGTCGTTTTTATTCGCGCCCGGCGGGCAGGCCGCCCAGCGGGTGGCGATCGTCGACCGCTTCTTTCCCGCCTTGAGCGCGTCGGCACAGGAGCAGGACTTGCAGCGCTGGATGTACGGGATGCTGGACCTGGATGGCGATCAGATAAAGGAGCCCTATTACCATGGTGACCTGGTACGCCTGATTGCCGCTCATCCCGATCTGTCCTTTTTCCTCTATCCCATTGCCAGTGACCGGCCGCCGCTGGAGTCCATTGTGCTGAACCTGCGTGAAATACGGGCCCGGCTCGAGCGTCAGCCGGTGGATGCGGTGTTGCTGTCCTGGGAATCCTCCACCCTGATCAGTGCCTTCGAGGTGCCGCTGTACCGGTCCCGGGCCGCGCACTACCTGACGCAGCTGGAAGAATGGAATGAGTCGGGTGGTAACTGGGCGTCAACGGTGGCGATCATCCGGGAGCTGGAAGCCCTGGCCGATGCCGGAGTGACCGTTGTCACCATCGCGGGCAACGGTGGCCGTGGCATGGTGAATACCTTTTCCTTTGCCCGCGGTGTGATTACCGTTGGCGCCATCGAGCCTGAGCTCGCGAACTTTGTCAGTGACAACGCGCTGGTGGATCGCCGCGAACCGGCGGCCTACTTTGCCAGGCTGCTAAGCACGCCGGATGGAGTCCCCCTGGGTTACGACCTCGATGGGGATCTGTGCCCGGATATCCAGCTGCATACCCTTAGCAGCTATGCGAGCGCCCGGGACGGTTTCCCGGTCAATCCCTGGCCGCCGCTTAAGGGCTCCTCCTTTGCAGCGCCCGCTGCCCTGAAAAAAATCCTGCTTGCAGAGCATGCGGGTCCCGTCTGTGAGCCTGGCGCCCGGGATTAAGGCGTTACCACCCTGCTGGCGCCCAGGCTGTTCCAGCCGCGGTAATCCTGCACGTTGTCCCTCGTCAAGAGCTCGGGCCTGATCAGGATGCGCTGCTTATCGAGGGTTTCGCCTCGCAGTAATTGCAGCCCGGTATCGATAGCGCGTTCGGCGATACGCCCGGGAAACTGGGCGGCGGTGGCTTCAAGCAGGCTGGCGGGGTTGCTCAGCTGCTCGAGGGCGGCGGGGCTGCCATCAATGCTGACGATCACAAAGTTGCTGCGCCCGGCCTGGTGTGCCGCCTGTTCGGCGCCCAGTGCCGACGGGTCGTTGATGGTGAAAACGCCCTGGATATCGGGGTGGGCGGTCATCAGGGCGGTCATTTTCTCGAGTCCGCCTTCGCGGGCGCCACCGCCATTCTGGCTGTCGGACAGCAGTTCGATACCGGTAAAGTCCGCCAGGGCGGCGCGACAGCCCTGTACCCGCTCAATCACCGACGACACCGCCGGACCATTAATGATCACGACCTTGCCGCTGCCCCCGATGCGCCGGGCCAGGAAATCGCAGGCGAGCGTTCCGGCCACCCGGTTATCCGTGGTGATGGTGGCCTCGGCGCCGGCGGCCTCGACATCCACTGCAATCACGTGGATTCCGGCGTTACGGGCGCGCTGTACGGCCGGGGCAATGCCGTCGCGATCCGCGGCGGAGAGCAGAATAAGCTGTACAGCGTCACTGATAAAGGCGTCGATCTGGCGAATCTGGCGCGGCAGGTCATAGGCACTGGAGACCACCTGCACCCGTACCTGGTCACCGCCCAGTTCGCGGGCCCTGCGTTCGGCGCCCCGGGCGATCTCGACAAAATAGGGGTTGCCCAGATCCGACACCGAGACACCGATGGAATTCAGCACGGCGGACGCCGGCGCAGGGGGTGCCTGGGCCTGTGCGGCGGGACTTGCCAGCAGGGCTGCGAGCATCGCCAGTGGCTTGAGGGCGAACATGGCGATCTCCTTTAATGATGGTGGTCGGTGGACTGCAGTGACTCAATGACCATTTGCGGGCCAGGGGCACAGCGACATTTAACCATTGTCGGGATACAAAGCGTAGCGCTTCAGTGGCCAAAAGGGGCTTTCAGGCGTTGACGCTGCTGCGGGCTCAGGCCGCGAGGATCTGGTTGAACTCGAGCTTTTCACCGCCTGGGCCACGAATCGAGAAGTAGCGGCAGCCGTTGCGCCAGAACGGCAGGCTGATGGGCGCGTCCTGCAGGGTTTCAAAGCCGGCGGCGCGAATATCGGCAAAGGCCTGGTCGATGTCGGATACCGAAAAGGCGATATGATCGATGTGACCATCATGACGGCTGCCAATTTCGGCGCGCTCGTCGCCGGGCAGCAGGTACAGCTCGATAACCAGGTTGGCGCGCTGCACCATCACGGCCGTTACCGGGCCGTTGGTATCCTCAAAGGTCTTTTCCATCACACACTGGAAACCCAGCCGGGCATAGAAGGCGCGGGAGGCGTCGAGGTCCGTGACCGGCACGCCCAGGTGCTGAATGCCAAGGAAGTTGTTGTCGAGCAGCGTGGTCATGCTTGGGGTGTCCTGACAGTGACAAGTACACAGATACGAAAAAGGCGCGGCCTTGCGGCCGCACCAAACCGGTTCAGGCGGCGTAGGCGCCGGCTGGATGATCTTCGGGGTTGAGGGCGCCGGTCATGATGGCCACCGCTTCGGACATGGTATGGGTATCGGGTTTTACCACGGCGATGCGCTTGCCCAGCCGATGGATGTGAATGCGGTCGGCCACTTCAAACACGTGGGGCATGTTGTGGCTGATCAGGATCACCGGCAGGCCCTTGGCGCGTACGTCATTGATCAGGTTCAGGACCCGGCGCGATTCCTTCACACCCAGTGCCGCAGTGGGTTCGTCCATGATGACCACGTGGCGGGCGAAGGCCGCCGCACGGGCCACGGCGACGCCCTGGCGCTGGCCGCCGGACAGGGTCTCCACCGCCTGGCCAATGTTCTGGATGGTCAGCAGGCCGAGTTCCGACAGCTTGGCCTTGGCATCATCGTGCATGCCTTTCTTGTCGAGCATGCGAAACAGCGAGCCCAGAATGCCGGGACGGCGACGCTCACGGCCCAGGAACATGTTGTCGGCGATGTCCAGCGAGGGCGACACTGCCAGGTTCTGGTAGACGGTTTCGATACCCAGCGCCCGTGCGTCCATCGGGTTCTTGAAGTGGATGGGCTTGCCGTCGAGCAGGATCTCGCCGGCATCGGGCACCAGGGCGCCGGACAGCGCCTTGATCAGGGAGGATTTGCCGGCACCGTTGTCGCCGATCACCGCCAGCACTTCGCCGGCATAGAGTTCGAACTCGGTGTGATCGATGGCGGTGACATGGCCGTAGCGCTTTACCAGCCCGCGGGCCTGGAGGACGATTTTCTTGTCACTAGTCATGATTTATACCTTCCGGATCCATTGATCGACGCCAACGGCGACAATAATCAGTGCGCCAACGGTAAACTCCTGCCAGAGCACATCAACACCGGCGAGCGCCAGGCCGTTACGGAATACACCCACCACCAGGGCGCCCATCAGGGTGCCGAAGATCGAGCCGCGACCGCCAAACAGGCTGGTGCCACCGATCACCACGGCGGTGATGCTGTCCAGGTTCGCCATCATGCCGGCCTGCGGGCTGACGGAGCCGATGCGGCCGATCAGTACCCAGGCGGCCACGGCGCAGAGTACACCCGCCACCACATACACGGACATGAGTACGCGCTCGGTGCGAATACCGGCCAGTCGCGCCGAAGCGGGGTCATCGCCGGTGGCATAGACATGCTTGCCCCAGGCGGTCCATTTCAGGGCGTACCAGATCACGACGAACAGGGCCAGCATCAGCAGTGAACCGTAGGTCAGGCGGGCGCCGAAGATGTCGATGGCGTTACCGGTCCAGTGCAGCAGCGGTGCCACGGCATCGATTTCCTGGGAGCGAATGGTCTCGCTGCGCGAATACCACAGGTTCAGGGCGAAGAAGATATTCCAGGTCCCCAGGGTGACGATAAACGGCGGCAGGCGGAAGCGGGTGACCAGCAGGCCGTTGATCCAGCCGGTAACAGCACCGGCAATCAGGCCGATACTCAGCGCCATGCCCGACGGCATGCCCAGGTCGACAGCCATGCGGCCCATGATGACGGAGGTTAACACCATCACGGCACCCACGGAGAGGTCGATGCCGGCGGTCAGGATAATGAGGGTCTGGGCGATGCCCAGCACACCGATGATCGTCACTTGCTGCAGAATCAGCGACAGGTTAAAGGGATGTAAAAAGCGCTCGCCAATCACAAAGCTGAACAGGGCGATGGCGGTCAGCAGCACGATGGTGGGTGCGGCTACGGGGTACTTGTGAAAAAACTGGTGAAGCTTCTCGCCGAGCGAGACCTGTGCGCCTTCAAAGGTCGCAAAGTCACCGCCAGCCGCGTTGGCGATCTTTTCGTGATCGGCTGTCTGCACCTTGGCATTCTGCGTGGTCATAACACACACCTGCTGTTGTGGGTCACAAGGAGTCGGGCAGCGAAGTTGCCCGGCCTGAAGAGGATATGGAGGGTCCGCCTGAGGCTATGCCCCAGGCGGCGCGGTTTAGCCCCAGCACAGCTCCAGGCCCTGGGCCGAAGTCCTGGATTCGATACCCTCGACAGGTGTGTCGGTAATCAGCTCGACGCCGGTATTGACGAAGTCCAGACCCTCGGATGCCTGTGGCCGGGTGCCGGTCTTGGCAAACTCCATGATGGCGTCAACACCCATGGAGGCCATCAGCAACGGAAACTGCATCGAAGTGGCGCCGATGACGCCGTCCCTGACGTTGCTCACACCCGGGCAGCCACCGTCAACCGATACGATCAGGGCATCGGTCTTGCCGACGGCCTTGAGCGCTTCATAGGCACCGGCGGCGGCCGGTTCGTTGATGGTGTACACAACGTTGATACCCGGCTCTTTTTGCAGCAGGTTTTCCATCGCGGTGCGGCCGCCTTCTTCGGCGCCCTGGGTGACTTCGTTGCCAACGATACGCGGATCGGTTTCATCACCGATGTCGTTGGGGTCATTCAGTTCGATACCGAACCCCTGCAGGAAACCCTGGTCGCGGGCAACATCCACGGTGATCTCGCTGCTGTTCAGATCCAGCATGGCGATCTTGGCGGTCGCTGCCTTGTCGCCGAGCTGTGCTTTGGCCCATTCGCCGATCAGAACGCCGGCCTTGAAGTTGTCGGTCGCAAAGGTGGCATCTGCAGCACTGGCCGGTGACAGGGGGGTGTCCAGGGCGATGACCAGCAGACCGGCTTCGCGGGCCTGTTCAACCGCGGGCACGATGGCGGCAGGGTCGCTCGGGGTCAGCAGGATGCCCTTGGCGCCGGCGGCAATCAGGTTCTCGATGGCCTGCACCTGGGACTCGTTGTCACCGTCAAATTTTCCGGAGAACGAACGCAGCTCGATACCCATGGACTCGGCCTTCTGTTCTGCGCCCTGGCGCATTTTCACGAAGAAGGGGTTGGTATTGGTTTTGGTGATCAGCCCGACGATCGGGGCCTCTGCTGCCAGTGCCAGAGGGGAGGCGAAAGCCATTGCCAGGGCCAGTGCGCTCAGTTGTTTTTTCATGGTGAAGCTCCAATTGTTTTTGTTGTGGTGCCGTACTCGGTAGGGTCATTAGAGTGCGGCAGCATGAACCGCGAATTTCGCCCGCAGGCACAGCGGTTAACAATTGAAACAAAGCGTTGAAAAACTACAGAGATTGCTGGAAACACCCGTAATACGGACATTCTGGGCTGAAATAAAAAGTGGACCTGTGTACTCAGGAG
Proteins encoded:
- a CDS encoding sugar ABC transporter substrate-binding protein, whose amino-acid sequence is MKKQLSALALAMAFASPLALAAEAPIVGLITKTNTNPFFVKMRQGAEQKAESMGIELRSFSGKFDGDNESQVQAIENLIAAGAKGILLTPSDPAAIVPAVEQAREAGLLVIALDTPLSPASAADATFATDNFKAGVLIGEWAKAQLGDKAATAKIAMLDLNSSEITVDVARDQGFLQGFGIELNDPNDIGDETDPRIVGNEVTQGAEEGGRTAMENLLQKEPGINVVYTINEPAAAGAYEALKAVGKTDALIVSVDGGCPGVSNVRDGVIGATSMQFPLLMASMGVDAIMEFAKTGTRPQASEGLDFVNTGVELITDTPVEGIESRTSAQGLELCWG
- a CDS encoding ABC transporter permease, which encodes MTTQNAKVQTADHEKIANAAGGDFATFEGAQVSLGEKLHQFFHKYPVAAPTIVLLTAIALFSFVIGERFLHPFNLSLILQQVTIIGVLGIAQTLIILTAGIDLSVGAVMVLTSVIMGRMAVDLGMPSGMALSIGLIAGAVTGWINGLLVTRFRLPPFIVTLGTWNIFFALNLWYSRSETIRSQEIDAVAPLLHWTGNAIDIFGARLTYGSLLMLALFVVIWYALKWTAWGKHVYATGDDPASARLAGIRTERVLMSVYVVAGVLCAVAAWVLIGRIGSVSPQAGMMANLDSITAVVIGGTSLFGGRGSIFGTLMGALVVGVFRNGLALAGVDVLWQEFTVGALIIVAVGVDQWIRKV
- a CDS encoding ATP-binding cassette domain-containing protein, which produces MTSDKKIVLQARGLVKRYGHVTAIDHTEFELYAGEVLAVIGDNGAGKSSLIKALSGALVPDAGEILLDGKPIHFKNPMDARALGIETVYQNLAVSPSLDIADNMFLGRERRRPGILGSLFRMLDKKGMHDDAKAKLSELGLLTIQNIGQAVETLSGGQRQGVAVARAAAFARHVVIMDEPTAALGVKESRRVLNLINDVRAKGLPVILISHNMPHVFEVADRIHIHRLGKRIAVVKPDTHTMSEAVAIMTGALNPEDHPAGAYAA
- a CDS encoding VOC family protein, whose product is MTTLLDNNFLGIQHLGVPVTDLDASRAFYARLGFQCVMEKTFEDTNGPVTAVMVQRANLVIELYLLPGDERAEIGSRHDGHIDHIAFSVSDIDQAFADIRAAGFETLQDAPISLPFWRNGCRYFSIRGPGGEKLEFNQILAA
- a CDS encoding ABC transporter substrate-binding protein, with product MFALKPLAMLAALLASPAAQAQAPPAPASAVLNSIGVSVSDLGNPYFVEIARGAERRARELGGDQVRVQVVSSAYDLPRQIRQIDAFISDAVQLILLSAADRDGIAPAVQRARNAGIHVIAVDVEAAGAEATITTDNRVAGTLACDFLARRIGGSGKVVIINGPAVSSVIERVQGCRAALADFTGIELLSDSQNGGGAREGGLEKMTALMTAHPDIQGVFTINDPSALGAEQAAHQAGRSNFVIVSIDGSPAALEQLSNPASLLEATAAQFPGRIAERAIDTGLQLLRGETLDKQRILIRPELLTRDNVQDYRGWNSLGASRVVTP
- a CDS encoding AraC family transcriptional regulator; translated protein: MSRSDAVSIDYVESLLMHAEQKGYDVNSLLRSIGLSRADIEGREEFPAEQFGQLYQRMMWLVQDESFGMLSGGRMPNGTFRMMCFSVITCATLGDAIRRCSQFYEICKGPTVKPHIDIEGEHAVFRYVALNSLPADTVKRLVSNETPALIRSSLSIWHHFMSWMVGYRLPLEKAGFTFAPQPNLNDYKNLFQCELEFNGPENCLVFPAAQLDMPMMQNAETLRSFLRTAPYQLMVMVNGDRSVSAQVRGLIGRDFSRQPPTIIEAASALNMSSRTLRRQLEREGTTYQALKDQSRFAAAQEYLNYPDISVQEVASMLGFTEPSAFVRAFRKWSGTTPASYRQVHRAEIAG